Proteins co-encoded in one Opitutales bacterium genomic window:
- a CDS encoding pyrophosphate--fructose-6-phosphate 1-phosphotransferase — MKPKKVGILTAGGLAPCLSSAIGGLIERYSEIDPEIEIICYKSGYKGLLLGDFFTVTPEMRAAASTLHLYGGSPIGNSRVKLTNVKDCVKRGLVQEGQDPQKVAADQLVTDGVDILHTVGGDDTNTAAAALAKFLKDNDYDLTVIGLPKTIDNDVIPIKQSLGAWTAAEQGAAYFSNVVAEHNANPRMLIVHEVMGRNCGWLTAATAQAYHDGLKTKPWLPELGLSRERHDVHGIFIPEMGFDISAEAARLKAIMDEQDNVNIFISEGAGVETIVAEMEARGEDVPRDAFGHVKLDAVNPGKWFGQQFAEMLDAQKVLVQKSGYFARAAAANVDDLRLIKSCTDLAVECALRHEGGVIGHDEDKGNVLRAIEFERIKGGKPFDIDTPWFDVLLDEIGQSKGPVVETSH, encoded by the coding sequence ATGAAACCGAAAAAAGTAGGCATCCTCACAGCTGGCGGTCTCGCCCCTTGTCTCTCATCCGCTATTGGCGGTCTCATCGAACGCTACAGCGAGATCGATCCAGAGATCGAAATCATCTGCTACAAGAGCGGATACAAAGGCCTCTTGCTCGGGGATTTTTTTACGGTAACTCCAGAGATGCGCGCTGCTGCCTCCACCTTACATCTGTATGGCGGTAGCCCCATCGGCAATTCCCGAGTTAAGCTCACTAACGTCAAAGATTGCGTCAAACGGGGCCTCGTTCAAGAGGGACAGGATCCTCAAAAAGTAGCAGCCGACCAACTGGTAACAGACGGCGTGGACATTTTACACACTGTTGGCGGCGATGATACCAACACCGCAGCAGCAGCTTTGGCAAAATTCCTCAAAGACAATGATTACGATTTAACGGTAATCGGCCTGCCTAAGACCATCGACAACGACGTCATCCCCATCAAACAAAGCTTGGGCGCTTGGACAGCAGCTGAGCAGGGTGCCGCATATTTCAGCAATGTCGTCGCCGAGCACAACGCCAACCCGCGCATGCTCATTGTGCATGAGGTGATGGGGCGCAACTGCGGCTGGCTCACAGCAGCCACCGCGCAAGCTTATCACGACGGTTTAAAGACGAAACCGTGGCTTCCCGAACTCGGCCTGAGCCGCGAACGTCACGACGTCCACGGGATCTTCATTCCAGAAATGGGTTTCGACATCTCAGCAGAAGCCGCGCGGCTGAAGGCGATCATGGATGAGCAGGACAACGTAAACATCTTTATCTCCGAGGGCGCTGGCGTGGAAACGATCGTCGCAGAAATGGAAGCCCGGGGTGAAGATGTCCCCCGTGATGCATTCGGACACGTCAAGCTCGATGCCGTAAACCCCGGAAAATGGTTTGGACAGCAATTTGCCGAGATGCTCGACGCGCAAAAAGTCTTGGTGCAAAAAAGTGGATACTTCGCGCGAGCAGCCGCAGCAAATGTCGACGACCTGCGCCTGATCAAAAGCTGCACCGACTTGGCAGTGGAATGCGCACTGCGCCATGAGGGTGGCGTGATCGGCCACGATGAAGACAAAGGAAATGTTTTACGTGCCATCGAATTTGAACGCATCAAGGGAGGGAAACCGTTCGACATCGACACGCCATGGTTTGACGTACTCCTCGATGAAATCGGCCAGTCGAAGGGCCCTGTAGTGGAGACGAGCCATTAG
- a CDS encoding uridine kinase has protein sequence MVTHPKIYGIAGPSGSGKTTYAKQWSAELGGAPVLELDAYYRPAEPGEIIEDRNFDHPDALDVELFVAHLKQWKSGQNIVAPIYDFSVHAWTGETLTIPAGPILIVEGMLLLHFAQIRALLDHSIYLDTDFDACYRRRLFRDVSERGRTEANVHEQFRKNVRPMYESYVLPSRKWADEVK, from the coding sequence ATGGTGACACATCCGAAAATCTACGGAATTGCCGGTCCGAGTGGTAGCGGGAAGACCACCTACGCAAAGCAGTGGTCGGCTGAGCTCGGGGGTGCGCCTGTTCTCGAGCTGGACGCGTATTATCGTCCTGCCGAGCCAGGAGAGATCATCGAGGATAGAAATTTTGATCATCCGGATGCTCTGGATGTCGAGCTCTTCGTCGCGCATCTGAAGCAGTGGAAAAGTGGCCAAAACATCGTGGCACCGATTTACGATTTTTCTGTTCACGCGTGGACCGGGGAAACGCTTACCATCCCAGCGGGCCCAATTTTGATCGTAGAAGGGATGCTGCTCTTACACTTTGCCCAGATCCGGGCGCTGCTCGACCACAGTATTTATCTAGATACAGACTTTGACGCATGCTACCGCCGCCGCCTGTTCCGCGATGTGAGCGAACGCGGGCGTACCGAGGCCAACGTCCACGAGCAATTCCGAAAAAATGTCCGCCCGATGTACGAAAGCTATGTGCTCCCCAGCCGCAAATGGGCGGATGAGGTGAAATGA